The Mobula birostris isolate sMobBir1 chromosome 19, sMobBir1.hap1, whole genome shotgun sequence genomic sequence TGCAAAACATCCATCAGCATCAGTTGCCAACTGTTTGTCTCAAACATTTGACTGAGAATCATTAAAACTACTTAAAATCTCATCCCATTTCAAAACAGAAAAGTATTATGATTAATGTGTATATTAAGGATGTGATTAAGTCATCTGCAATCCTTCATTATTTTCAGTCAATTCTAACACTAATCTTTATCTTCATATTGCCCATTCTCATCCAACACTTCATCATAGTAATCATTACCTACTACAAAGTTCTTCATTTCTTTTCTCTGGGTACAATGCATCTCAACTGTACTTCCTATAGTACTGGTTCCAGTCTTGGTCATGGCGAACAAGGGAAATTCTTGTCACAGTAAGTCTTACTGTATGTTTTCTGGGGGTTTAAGTGTTTCTTTTGTGGCACCTTAATGAAAGAATTTCATGTCTTTTGCATCAATGAGGCACACAATCATTAAATTTGGAGAACCATGAGTTGATATGCGATGACTGTAGATGAGTTCTCAACAATAATCTCTTCATGATCTCTGCATTTTCCCTTCAGCAATAACTTTTCAAAGACTGCAGTGACATTTCCTTTCCCATCCTGAAATTATTCTTGAATTGCAATTAAAGAGGACAAATCTGCACTAGCTACATGGAGACCAACATGTTTATTACTTTTCAATGtccccatttttttttaaatcacaaaaGGCTACTCCATTCTATTGCTTTTGTAGCACTTTTCAATAAGCACTTAGTAACACATCAAAGTACTTTGCAATGTCCCACCAACTTCTGTGAGCAGTGGCACAAGTTCCAGTCGTCAACATGGAATCTTTTGCATCACCTAAAGCGAAAGCAAGAATTCTTTAGGAGGAGATGGTCTAATTCCTTGTGACACAATTATCTGAAGGCATCCATTGGACGTCTTATCAGGATTTTCATGCCTTTCACGGTTGCTCAGTGAGCTTCATTGAAAAGGGATAAAAAATTTTCAGAAGTATCCAGCATAGGTGATGAGAGGAGGTGCTTCCTATCTTTAAGCTGCAGGTAGAAATGACTTGCTCCACTTTACGAACTGTCTGAAACAAGGTCTTCCTAGCCAACAAGTTGAAATGAGCAACCATCTGGTTCCTATTTCTTTGATTCTTCAGGCAAGGTCGTCTtgggagttaaaaaaaaaaatcaaatcgcAGTGGAAGTGCTGCCTTTatttaaaagagaaaaaaattaattgtTCTTTGTTCCTTTTACTTTCTGGTCATATGTTCCTGCATGTTTGTATCCCACTACGTAGCCAGTATCATTAACCAGGTATTCTCTGCCTGCTCTTCCACGGCCTTTCCCGTTCTGATCAAACCTTTCCTTGTGAGACCCGGTAAATTTCGATGTGTCAGTAAGTCGagtcagtgtgggagagagtacAGTTTTCTGCAGGGAgaccaataaaaaaaaacattaccaTAGAACGGAACTTTTGATATGGCAGGTGTTTACTGGGACTTCAGCCTTGACTCATTTGAAAGCATTCTTTCATCTCAGATTATGCATTCAGGTCCAATTACAGGAGGAGCAGAAAATCTAGGTCAGCCGCTCCTTGCAGTACTGAGGAAACGCTGCATGGTCAAAGTTGACAGATTTTTGTGAGATTTAAAATAAAGCAGCAAAAACAAACTGCTACAGAAgcaggatctcggcctgaaacagcaACCACCTCCTGCCTCCACTGATGCTGATCGACCCCAAGCTCCTCCAACAGTTTCCTGTTTGTCTTCCTGCAGCAATACACACAgcaacaagtcaggcaacatctatggagagaaataaacagttgacttttgaggccaagacccttcatcaggactggaaagtagtCTTTCTTCTCAGACAATGagaaatacactcaatggccactttattaggtacaccagtggAACCCAGTGcagtcttctgcagctgtagtccatccacttcaaggtctgatattttgtgcattcggagatgctcttctgcacaccacatggTTATCtgtgttactgttgccttcctctcagcttgaatggatgtggccattctcctctgatccctctcattaaaaaggcattaATCACCaacactgccactcactggattttttttgtatttcacaccattctctatagaTGCCagagaaaatcccaggagatcagcagtttcaaagataatcaaaccaccctgtctggtagcAACAATCATGAtaccatgatcaaagtcactgagatcacagttcttaaccatataacaattacagcatggaaacaggccatctcggcccttctagtccgtgccgaactcttaccctcacctagtccactgacctgcattcagcccataatcccccattcctttcctgtccatatatctatccaatttaactttaaatgacaacattgaacctgcctcaaccacttctgctggaagctcgttccacacagctaccactctctgagtaaagaagttccccttcatgttacccctaaacttttgccctttaactctcaactcatgtcctcttgtttgaatcttccccactctcaatggaaaaagcctatccacatcaactctatccccctcataattttaaatacctctatcaagtcccccctcaaccttctacactccaaagaataaagacccaacttgttcaacctttctctgtaacttatgagatgaaacccaggcaacattttagtaaatctcctctgtactctctcaattttattgacatctttcctataattcggtgaccagaatcttccccattctgatgtgtgaTCTGAACAACtcaacttcttgaccatgtctgcatgcagaTGGACAGATCTACCTAATAAAGAGTCCACTGAGTATTCTTTGACATTATTTTGAAGAGCAGACAATTTCATCATGTGGCAACTGACTCATTAAAGAAACATTAAGTATCTTTCCATCTCTGTTACAGCCATTTGTGAGAGCCTGCTATGCACAAACTGTGCTCTAATACACACAACTGTGCATTTCTAAATATCACCAGTTTTAAAATGCAAGACACAAGAGACCAGCaaagctggaatctggagcaaaaaaataaAATGTACAGATGATGGGTCTTGACtatcatttctctccacagatgctgtttgaccctcCGAGAACGTCGAGCAGCTctttcctgcccctccacccaccccCAGACTATAAAATGCAAGTCAATTGTTTTTCAGCTTGTTTTTTTGCAAATAGTTCAATGTTCCATTGGCACCTCATTTGTATACTTTATGCACTGTTCACATTTGCTGAGCTCAAATCCATACTGTGTGGGTGTGGAAGACAGGGAATTTAGTGTTATGTGTCCAAGGGTCTTTGAAGCCAGCCCATAGCTAAATAAGGTGATTAACAGCTATAAAGAATATTTGTCTTCAATAGCTGAGTAAAGACTATAAGCACAGGTATAGTACAGGTGTATAAAACATTATTTAGGTCACAGCTGGAACTATGCATGCTGTTCTTGTCACCAGCCTACATGGAGGAGACGGCCGCACTAGAGAAGATtctgagggagattcactgtgtttcGGTCTTGAGGAGGGTTTGGTTATGCTAGGCCTGTTCTTTTTGGAACAgtgaagaatggggggggggggggggaggtggaagatggGTTACTGATTAAGGTATACTAAATAACCAGGGCTAGAGTTTAGGTAGTGAGACACTTCCCCTTCGAAGAGGTGGCTTTAATCTCAGGGCACAGATTTAATCTGAGGATTTGGAGATTAAAAGGATATTTCAGGAAGTAGTTTTTCTATCCAGACCAGGGGTTCCAACctgggtccacagatcccttgttttatggtattggcccatggtaaaaaaggttaggaacccctaaACCAGAGGGTGCTTAGAACCTGGAGCACCCTGCCTGAGTGGGTGCTGAAGCCTGTACTCCCTGGCACTGAAGGCTCTGGGCCAAGTGCGACGACAGTCATTCTGAAAGCCATCTCCTGGAGGCTGGTTACAGTGTCTCTTTTTCCAACACGAGCAACTGCGTAACAGCATTCCGTGTTACAAGAGACAcggcgggggtggggggcgcAAACATACTCCAACCGGATGACGATGGTGTTTGGTGTGTGCAAAACTTGCTGGTTTTCTGGTGCAAGGAGTTGCCTGGAGCTGCATGCTGCAGACTGACACATTCCAGGGTCTGGAACCACAGGCCGAGGTGTACTAAAGCTTTGCGCAACTCCTGCCTTTGCAGTTGATGGGGGGCCACAGCTGAGGGACCTCCTACCACTGTACACGGAGGGGCTGGGATTTGCCTAATAACCTCTCAATCCCGACGAACATTTATTAGAGACAAAAAAAATACCACGTTGATCTCATGCAACTCTAATAATGTGCCTTGTACTATGAACAGCAACATAAACATATGCATTGTACAACGGTAAATTTGATGAGCAAATTAAATATTTTGTTAAAATAATTAATGCCAAGTTAATTTCTGTAATCCAATTGTTATGAGCTTTCAGCAAATAGAACAATAAgtgacttgcatttatatagcaccttttaAATATGCAGGATGTCCCAAAATGCCTCAGAGCAAATTCATTAATTTTTAATGCCCTCACTGTTATTATGCAAGTGAACCCAAGGTGCCGCAAGCAGCACTAGTCTTCAGGGAGTTCTGAGGGCATGTTGGGCTGTTTGAGCAGGTAGATCCCAGACTGACATGTTCTCTGAAAGATAAGCCTCTGACAGTGCAGctcttcctcagtactgtcaccCCTAGATTTCAGACCCAAGTAATAATGTAATGGTAATGTTAACCATGAGTATGGACTaataatcaaaataaaaacagttCAAATCTTACCATGAAATAGTAGTACAATTAACTGAAAGGAATGTCATAAAGATCCAGCAGGTTCTCTCCAAGTACCTTATAGAAAAGCCCTGCCAGCCTTAGTCTGATTTACATTTGACTCCACCTGGATTcttccggtcaagatggtgccagcaaacaACAATTCCTCAGGCAACATCTTCCAGATTGCCGATCTCTTCAATTACTTCACATTCTTTACGTCTTCTGCTTCTTCTTTCTGTCTTGATCACGTTACGGAAACTGCTGGAGCCTGTGGCGtgcagtttggagttcaatcgaATGATCTAGCACTCTGCCGTGTCCGGAGAGTACCAGAAACACGAGCTGACTTGTGGACAAGACCAGACACAGGGTCCCAAAGAGGGCCGAGAACACGAGCTGCCTCATGGAAAAGACCAAAGACTATGATCAACTCCATTTGGAAGCACTGAGGAGCATTGAGGCATCAAGGCAAATGCAGAGGAAGTCAGCGGCTCCCAACGGAGGccatgatggtggtggtggtggtccaCAACCGGGTTGGTGGCATAAGGACTTGGCGGTCGCTTTGCACAAAAGAACCGAGTTTGTGCAGTTGCTCTCCCAAACTATGTTATGATATTCTGAGATTTGTGGGATTATTGGAGTGTaatttatattggtctccttcagttgaggcgttttctttcttgttgccgattggcAGGCGGTCGATGTGTTGCTTTTTCTGAGGGAGGAGTTGAGTACCTGGGGGTCTGATGTTGTTGGTGTTGTTCTGCGTGGGCAATCTGAGTTTTTGTGTGAAAGAGATTGgaggtttgatgttattgtcaccTTTTTTTTGCTACGAGGAGGTGGGGTTGGGGGATTTGACATTATTGTCATTACTTCTTTGTGAGGGACGGGTGTTAGGGGTTTGATGCTATTGTTGTTGTTCTTTTCTGCGAGGTAGGGGTTGGGGGATttgatgttattgttgctgtgttttttttttgcgaaGGAGGAGGTtgagtgtttggggtttgatggcCACACCAAGAAGGAATAGCAGTAaaagtttttattttaaaaaaagaccaatttTTTGTAAAAATTATATACTGCTGCTCTTATCATCACATTCTGTCAAAACTGTGAGAGAGTCTTTATATCAGATTCCACTAAAATAAACATTGTGAAATCCATGATCCACAATTTAAAAATAGATTTCAGTGGGACAGCAATTGCTGCTACACTTCCTTGCAGCCAATCCCTTACATAATAGCTGGGTAATCACTTTAGGATGTCAattacagacaaaatgctggaggaactcagtacttTGTGcgtattgctttgatttccagcatctgcagattttctcttgattgggATGTCAATTGTTGCAAAGGATCATGCAGTACAGTTCTGAGAAAACAAACTTTTAACATACCGTAACCCCTGCTATTAGAGGGGAGTTTCCTTCAATCAACTTGTGGATCTCTTGGATTGCTTCCTCCTCATTCTTTCCTTTAAATCTCTTCTGCGCAAGTTCTTGAAGAGCATCTTTAAATTGATCAAAGTTGATGGTCCTAAAagattttggcctgaaacacaGAGCTTCAGATATAAAAATGACATTTTGAACAATTACAATAAAATGCAGTTCCTACCATTTTCAAAACTTCAGTGGTGCCATACAATCTCTCATTGCCCAGTCTTTAACATTCCTGCATATCTGCAATTTATTTCAACCACTGGGACATCCCCAAGGTCTTTATAGTTAACTAGTAATTTCAAACTCTTGTCTCCATTGCTGCACAGGGAAGGGCAGCAGCCAATCTTCACAATGCTCACACAAACAACGAAGAAATAATGACCAGATGATCTGATTTAATTATGTCTGCTGAGGGAGGAACTgactggtaacacacacaaaatgctggaggaactcaacaggccaaggAGCATCTGTTGAAGAGTACAGAGTCATTTTCATTTTTagatctttttattaattattatttaagatcaacaaaaaaaaattaaagaaaccaagtcaacatgtcaatatgtacaatgaggaattaaattaccaaataactgattaacaaagctaaacaatatatcaataataataagaaaaaaataaagtgttaagaatattttttttggaaaaaggaaaaaaaaagaacccctactaactaaaacaaaaaaaaccctgctaacaaaaaaaaatgaaaagaaaaaaaaaccattgggagcacaaccctggagctatacaatcttccataaaagaaaaacatcaatccgccaactcaaatccccttaaacaagaatcagaaggaaaccatcttaattaactcaaatcagatgataatggcgggcaaaagaaccccaccttttctcaaagtcaaatcgaggatcaaaagttcgacttctgattttctccaaagaaaagcgtagagtcgacgtttcgggccgagactctcagtcctgtcgaagggtctcggcctgaaacgttgactgtactcttttccatagatgctgcctggcctgccgagttcctccagcactttgtgtgtgttgcttggatcgatttccagcatctgcagatttgctcttatTTGTGGGAGGATCTGGCAGTGTGGATTGAGTTGCAAGCAGAAGAGGTCAGAAGGCAGTCTAACTGCACACATGCAGCATGCCCTGTGATATATTTACAGTGAGCCCGTGAGATCAGTTTATTTCTGTGTTTGGTGGCAACCCCTCCCTTTTCAGACACAAGTAGAACACGTCGAGCATCTCCCTTCCAAAAATCTGAACAACTGAGTAGTATTGCACCTAAAGTAATATCAGGATTTTTCTCCAAAAACATGGAAAACCTTGGACATAACAAATGGAAGTTCTCATAATTTCCTGCAAGTTTAACTTTTAACTTCCTTTCTTGTTTAACCAAATTTGCCTGAATTTCAGGGTCAATTTTTTCTACCTTCTTAGACTATCCCAATGCATCCTAATGCTAATCAAGTACCTTTGAAACATAGTGTTAACCCACACACAGTAATCTCTCACAAACAGCAATAAAATAAGTAGGCAGATTATCTGCTTTTAGTGACGATGTGAGATGGATAAATATTGGTCCTGACACTGGCCAGAACTCACCTACTCTATTTCAAAGTCTTGCTGAGAGATCTTTTATGGCCACTTGCCAGAGTAAACCGGGTTTTGATACAACATCTCACCCAAAAGCTGTCACCATGTTCAACATTCCCCAAGTACTGTTATCCGAGAATATACAATCCAGTCTCCAAACAAGAGGCCACACAGCCATATTTGTTTAATAATTTATATTGCCCATCATAAAGCATCAATACTAGGCAAGGTTTGCTTTAAGTAATTTAATTTCAGTACAACTTGTATGACATTTCTATTCCTACAGAATGTGGAGAGTAGAAAGATCCATAAGGCAGTGTCACAACTAGTGTTTCAGAATCTTGATTAATCACCAACTTTTCATAAAATCTTAGGGTACATTGAGACCATTCAGGCCATCATAAAGCCCTTTGAAAGAAGGTAGCTACCAGTTTCTTCCAATCTATCTATTTTTGTTACTTTTCAAGTGTGTGTTCCTTTTTAAATTTTACATTTGGAATTGTTTTCACCACACTTTCAGGGAGCACGTTCCAAATTGCAACattttgctgcattttctgcTCTTCTCCATGCGGCAGGgaaaaacggggggggggggggaatagactAATAATTACATTCAATCGATCCACTTCAAGGGAAGGCTTTGAAACTCCAGCATTGACACCAAGGTTTCagaggagagtggagagattAAGCTCACTTGCAAGCACAAATTATTCAAAAAAGTTGGCTTCAGAGATACATATTTGAGGTCGGTGTACTTGCAGAGCATCAGGCTGCGATATCCATCcacagagatacagcacagattaggctcttccggcccttcaagttGTACTGCCCAGCAATatcccagtttaatcctagcctaatcacgggacaattcacaatgaccaactaacctaccaaccggtgtgtctttggaatgtgggaggaaaccagagcacccagaggaaactcacacagtcacagggagaacgtacaaactctctaCAGGCAGTTAAAAAAAAGTGCGTTCAGATACACAGAAATTAAAGGTTTCAAAGTTTGGAAAAATGTTAAAGTTCCACAATTCTAACAAGCCCTGCATCAACAGAAGAAGCCTTGATCTGTATCTTAGAGTCTTAAAGTTATACGATACAGAAAACAGGCTCAGCttctccatgctgaccaaggtgtaCATCCAAGTTGGCCCCACTTGCCTCTGGCTCATAAACCTCTAAACATCTTCTATCCTCCATGTATTGTCTAAATGTCTTTCCCCACTTCATGAGCACAGCCTTGAGATATTTTTGCCTAACTACCTCCAATACCTGATATGCCCCAGATGCCAATTACTCTGTACTTCTCTACTGCAGAACCTGAAACGGTTCCTGCTCCAGCTTTGACTGCTCATCACTGCCAGGCTTTCCTTTAGCTCTATCACCCATCGAGTTTCCCTCCTTTTCGGACCTTTGGCACTTTTATCTACAGATTAAATTGGGTTTAAACTTCCTAGTTAGTGGGTTCACTTACATTTCAGGGAGAGAGCTTAGAAAAGGGGATAAAAAAGTTATCACAGCTGTGAGCAGGCATTAAGCCTCATGGGTTAAAATAAAGGAAAAAAGGGAGATTTACATCAGCAATGTATTATACAGATGGAGTAAGAATAGATTCAATCCCTCTCATGAAATACAATCATAGTAAAAGTTATAGAGCACAGAAGTCCTAAACTTCATACAGAACAAATAACTTATTAGTCAAGTGTAGTAAGCCCAGCAACGTGATATGGAGACAACACTAGATAGAGTTTTAACTTGTTTAGATTAAACAGAGTTATGATAAACGGACTAGATGAAAAACAGTAAATGTTTCAAATTGGTCTCAAGCCAATAGATTCATCAGAAATAGACTGACAGAGCCATAAAACAATAAGTAATAggagccattcagcccctcgaatCTGGTCTGCCTTTCAATAGGATCAGCTGATTCAATTTGAAGGTAATTCAGTTCAAGAATGATGGGAAGCATTTAAGAATGGATTGAGGCATTCCAGGTAAACATATTCCCAAAAAGAGAAAAGAGTGGGACGGCCAAATCTGGAGTGCTCTGGATAACAAGGTGCAAGTAAAACAAGGCAAAAAGGAGAGCTGTGTAAAATACCTAGAGCTTAATACGTTAACAGACCTGGAAACGTAAAGAAAGTGGAGGAGTGATATTACAATGGAAATTAGGAAAGCAAATCAAGGATACGGTTTTTAATTGCCAGAATACAGGTAACCCCAAGGTTGTGAAAGAGCTGATCTGGAGAGTTCCAAACTTACACCATTCTCTCCATGTCAAAAGTAAACTTGGCTGCTGTTCAACCTTTTGGGAAAAGATCATCGCGGCCTAAAAACAGATACATTACTTTTTTTCCTCCTAAAACAAACTGAGCGATCGTTTCCCTTATTAAAAGCCCACAACAGTGAAAGGAACACAGAAAAGGGAAGCATATGCAAGGTTTGGAAAGCTGAACTCAGCGACTTTGAAGAGTATCAGGAAAACTGGAAATAACTGAAGCAAGGAATTAGGAAGGCCAAAGGAGGGTGGGCAAAAAAATGTCCtaagcaagtaggattaaggaaaatcccaaggcagcTTCTgtttatacttttttttaaaaaaagggggtAGTTAGAGACCAAGGAGAGAAGGGTAAGCTTCCTCGATGACTATTGCCCAGTCGCACTCACATCTATtgtggtgaagtgctttgagaggttggccatggccagagtcaactcctgcctaagcaaggacttgaacccgctgcaatttgcctattgccacaataagtcCACTGCAAATGcagtctcattggctctccacttggccttcaGTCACCTGGAGAATGGTactgtcaggctgctgttcattgattatAGCATTCAGATCAATCAGATCCTCAGTTCTAATCGACATGGACCTCTGCAACTTGATCCTTTACTTCCTCCCTGAAAAACctcggcctctgtacctccttctgcaactggatcctgacttcctcactgggagaccacagagtcagtgtggattagaaataatatctcctccttgctgatgatcaacaatggtgcacctcaaggatgcaagttcagcccactgctctactgagGGGCTGATGGGATATATAAATGTATCTTCAAAGAGACAGAAGGGGTGATTGCTGGTTGCTTGACCAAGACTTTTGTATCCTCACTAGCAACAGGCATGGTCCCAGGGGACTGGAAAGTAGCCAacgttgttcctttgttcaagaagggaaatggGTATAATCCAGGAAATGTTCAGCCAATGTCCCTCACATCACTagtaggccatgctctcttcatgcTGCTGCCACCCAGAAGGAGCCTCAGACCTTACATCAtcacattcaggaacagttattctaCCCCCTTGTTTAAGaagcagactcctgaaccagaggggatagcaTCACTTACTCAAACACTAAATTGTTCCCATAACCTTTGcgttcattttcaaggactcttcatctcatgttctcaatttttattgctttcttgtatttgcaaagtcttttctttgcacattggttgtttttccgTCTTGTTATGTGCGGTTTCTCaaagattctattgtgtttctttgtacccgttgtgaatgcctgcatgaagatgaatctcagggttgtacatggtgacttacatccactctgataataaatttactttgaatattaattgggaaagtcagcatggctttgaacagggcaggtcataccttacaAAGTTTAActtttttttgaagatgtgacaaaGATGATTGAGGGTGGGGTGGTGAATGTTGGCGACATGGACATGACAGGGCCCTTGTGGTAGGTTCACAGAGAAGAATAATTTACATGGAATCCATGGTAAATTGGTAGTTTAGGTTgagaaatggcttgcccatagTAAACAGTGGGTGGTGGAGGAAAGgtgttattctggctggaggtctgtaactAGTGCTGTTCGGAAGGATTAGTACTGGGACCTCTATTGCTTGTAATATAATATATATCCCAGTACAGAAATTTTGATTGGCTCattattaagtttgcagatgaaacacaTTAAGTTATGGTCACTGAAGAACAAAGGATACAgcaattatagatcagttacagttataggcagagaagtggcaagtgGAGTTTAAACTGGGCATGCTgagtgttgtactttgggaagCTAGATGTTTGGGGAACTAtgcttaacagtgttgatgtacagAAGAATCTTGGGGTACAAAACCACAGCTCCCTGAGAGTGACAATACAAGCAGAATAGAATGGTAAAGA encodes the following:
- the tppp gene encoding tubulin polymerization-promoting protein isoform X4, which encodes MAECKTKSVRGAAKRNQAKEKETKCHMSDSNGTNGGAAAMEELSALEEAFRRFAVHGDTRATGRDMNGKNWSKLCKDCNIIDKKNVTTTDVDIVFSKVKPKSFRTINFDQFKDALQELAQKRFKGKNEEEAIQEIHKLIEGNSPLIAGVTMLPDLLLCVLLQEDKQETVGGAWGRSASVEAGGGCCFRPRSCFCSSLFLLLYFKSHKNLSTLTMQRFLSTARSG